AAAATATCTTTATATTTTTTTTTCAGTGCAGCAAGTTCTTCAAGTTGATTTATAAAGGGAACAGCAGGTTTTCCTGCACTCATGTGTTCCATATCCATTGTAAGTGAAACAAATTTTGTTCCTTTCGGATATGAGTTTAAAACTTTTTCAAAAACTTCTTCCTGATTTTTTTCATTAATAAGTGCAAGCAACGATGCATAGCGGTCGAGAATATCATTTCCTCTTTTAAAAATTCTCGGAAGATTTTTCATTAACCATTTAAAAAATCCTGTTTTTCGGGCAAAGTTAAGAGGCAATACTTTGAATAATCTATTCGGAACATGGTCTAATGTAAAAGAATGTGTATGGCAATTGTATATGTTCATTTTTATTCTTTTAATTAACTAATCAATATTTTCGAAATACGTATGTTGTAATAGTTTTAAGTACTTCAAGTACTATTTTATATTTCAACTATTTTATTTTTTATAGCGTACTTAACCATTTCAACGGTTGTTTTAAGTTCGAGCTTTTGCATTATATGATTTTTGTGCGATTCGACAGTTCTTATGCTTATCTGAAATTTGTCGGCTATCTCCTGATTGCTGTTGCCTTCGGCAACATGTTTGAGAATTTCTATTTCTCTGTTTGTAAGTGATACTTCTTTTTTATCGTGCGATTTTTCTTCTTCCTGTGCTTTTTTTACATAACCTTTAAGCATTATTTCCGAAATGTATTCGTTGAAATATTCATTACCATTATAAATTGTATAAATCGCATCAAGTATTTCTTTTCTTGTTGTATTTTTATGAAGATATCCTTTTGCTCCGGCTTTTATTGCATTAAAAATAAATTCGTCATTGGTGTACATCGAAAGAATTAAAACTTTTGAATTTGGAAATTCATTTGTTATTATTCGTGTAAGCTCGATACCCGAAATATCAGGCATTGAAATGTCGGTAACTATTACATCTGGTTTTATTGTTCTTAATTTTTCAATTGCTTCATTACTTTCTGATGCTTCACCGATTACTTCAATATTTTTCACATCGGTGAACAAAGCTTTTATGCCATCACGTATAATCTGATGGTCATCTATTAAAAAAACTTTTATTGTTTCCATACTTTATCGGTTGTTAGAGGGATTTTAATTGTCAATATTGTTCCTTTATTTATTGAAGAAGTCAAATTAAATTTTCCGTTAAGTAAATTAATTCTCTCTCGCATATTAAAAATTCCGTTTCCGCGACTTTTAAAATTTTCGTCAAATTTAAAACCTTTTCCGTTATCTTCAATAATCAATTGAATAAATTCGTTGCTTTCGAGCAGATAAACACTTGCTGATGTAGCTTGTGAATATTTTACAATGTTGCTCATTGCTTCCTGTGATATTCTGTACAAATAAATTTTTGATTTTTTATCGAGCAGCGAAAAATTTCCATTTGATTCAAATGATATGTTTATTTTTGCTCCTTTTGAAATATTTTCACAAAGATTTTTCAACACCACTTCAAGTTCAAAATCCTTTAATACCGGCGGCATCAAGTCGCTTGAAATCTGCCTTATTTCGTTAATCAAGCCATCAAAAAGTGTTTTAACCTCGTTTATTGTATTTATTGTGCGTTCAAAACTTGCGTTAACGGTGCTTTCGAGTTTAAGCTTCAGCGCTATTAATTGCTGTCCGAGTCCATCGTGTAAATCTCTTGATAATCGCTGACGTTCGATTTCCTGCCCGTCAAATAAATTCGACAAACGCTTTATTCTTTCTTCTTTCAAGGCATTTTCAACTTCTTTGTGTTTAGTCAAATCCCTTATTACTGTTGTGTTTACTTTTCTGGCTTTATATTCAACAAATTTTTCCTGAACTTCAACAGGAAAACTTGTATTATCTTTTCTGAAAGCAATGGTTTCATAACTATAAATTTTATCGGGATTTTTTTCTTCCTTTTTTATTGGCTTTGCAGAAATTATTGATGCCACATTTAATTTTATCAATTCATCGGAAGAATAATTTGTAATGTCGGTCAATGCGTGATTTACCAGCAAAATTTTACCCTCATCATGAAGCAAAATGCCATCTATTGCTGCATTATAAAAATAATTAAGTTTCTCATTATGTTCTTCAAGCTCTTCAATTTTTTTCTTGTATTTTTTCGATATATTAAAACTTTTGTAAACAACAAAAATTAAAACCAAAATAATTAATATTAAAGCGGAATTTAGAAGAAACATATTACAATGTATAAGTTAATTTTTAACATCATAAATTTGACATAACACTACTACATAGTTAATAATTTTACTTTTGGTGAAATAAAATTGTTTAATTGTTTTATTGCTAAATTGTTATAAATTAATCACCAACAGTTACAAAGGATAAAAACAACAATTTAATAATTAAGCAATTTAACAATAAAATATTTAATCTGAATCTGTGGCATTTTTATTAATACAAAACGTTATAGCACTTAATTTTTTTTAACAAGCTTTTCAATAATCGCAGGAAAATGTTCATATTCCAGTTCATGAATTTTTTCGGCAAGCATTTCGGGTGAATAATTTTTTTCAACATTACATTTTGCCTGAAAAATTATACTTCCATCATCATATTTTTCATTAACATAATGAATAGTAATTCCCGATTCTTTTTCTTTATTTTCAATTACTTCTTTATGAACTTTCATTCCATACATTCCTTTGCCACCATATTTTGGTAATAATGCAGGATGAATGTTGATAATTTTATTTCTGTATTTATCAATTATGTTTTGAGGAACTAACAAAAGAAATCCGGCTAAAACAATAAAGTCAATCTTAAATTCAGTTAATTTATCTATAACAACACAAGAATTAAATAAATTTTCATTTGTAAATATGAATGAGGGAATATCATATTTTTTGGCACGTTCAAGTACATAAGCGTCCGGCTTATTCGATAAAATAAGAGAAATCTCAGCAATACTACTGTCTTTAAAGTAATTAATAATATTTTGAGCATTAGTACCACTCCCCGATGCAAATATAGCAATATGTTTAGTCATTATGTTTATTTAAATTACTTTCAGAAACTGTTTTTATTTTATTTATAAACTTTAAAAATTATTGATTTTCAACATTTGCCCCCTCCCTGAAGGGTGTGTTGAAAATCAATTTGCACCCTTTAGGGTTTGGGGCAAACAAA
This portion of the Bacteroidales bacterium genome encodes:
- a CDS encoding PAS domain-containing sensor histidine kinase, giving the protein MVLIFVVYKSFNISKKYKKKIEELEEHNEKLNYFYNAAIDGILLHDEGKILLVNHALTDITNYSSDELIKLNVASIISAKPIKKEEKNPDKIYSYETIAFRKDNTSFPVEVQEKFVEYKARKVNTTVIRDLTKHKEVENALKEERIKRLSNLFDGQEIERQRLSRDLHDGLGQQLIALKLKLESTVNASFERTINTINEVKTLFDGLINEIRQISSDLMPPVLKDFELEVVLKNLCENISKGAKINISFESNGNFSLLDKKSKIYLYRISQEAMSNIVKYSQATSASVYLLESNEFIQLIIEDNGKGFKFDENFKSRGNGIFNMRERINLLNGKFNLTSSINKGTILTIKIPLTTDKVWKQ
- a CDS encoding response regulator transcription factor, encoding METIKVFLIDDHQIIRDGIKALFTDVKNIEVIGEASESNEAIEKLRTIKPDVIVTDISMPDISGIELTRIITNEFPNSKVLILSMYTNDEFIFNAIKAGAKGYLHKNTTRKEILDAIYTIYNGNEYFNEYISEIMLKGYVKKAQEEEKSHDKKEVSLTNREIEILKHVAEGNSNQEIADKFQISIRTVESHKNHIMQKLELKTTVEMVKYAIKNKIVEI
- the purN gene encoding phosphoribosylglycinamide formyltransferase, giving the protein MTKHIAIFASGSGTNAQNIINYFKDSSIAEISLILSNKPDAYVLERAKKYDIPSFIFTNENLFNSCVVIDKLTEFKIDFIVLAGFLLLVPQNIIDKYRNKIINIHPALLPKYGGKGMYGMKVHKEVIENKEKESGITIHYVNEKYDDGSIIFQAKCNVEKNYSPEMLAEKIHELEYEHFPAIIEKLVKKN